From a single Lolium rigidum isolate FL_2022 chromosome 7, APGP_CSIRO_Lrig_0.1, whole genome shotgun sequence genomic region:
- the LOC124674697 gene encoding uncharacterized protein LOC124674697: protein MAAARAPASSRRCLTVLFVVAAVAVLLSACCAEGAAAAAGKATPRRRQLLRQRQVEYHLRRLNKPPVASIESPDGDIIDCVPISSQPAFDHPFLKDHTIQTRPAYHPEGLYDESKVASSHKDKQKITQMWHQNGQCQENTIPIRRTKKEDVLRASSVKRYGKKMHKSTPNPSSVEPDMLNESGHQHAIAYVEGDKYYGAKATINVWQPSIQQGNEFSLSQLWILGGSFGQDLNSIEAGWQVSPDLYGDNNTRLFTYWTSDAYQATGCYNLLCSGFIQTNNQIAMGASIFPISNYGGSQYDINILVWKDPKEGNWWLQFGNDYVLGYWPSFLFSYLADSASMIEWGGEVVNTEPDGSHTSTQMGSGHFPEEGFGKSSYFKNIQVVDSTNNLKAPRGIGSYTEQSNCYDVQNGNNGDWGTYFYYGGPGKNPNCP from the exons ATGGCTGCGGCGCGCGCGCCCGCGTCCTCCCGCCGGTGCCTCACCGTGCTATTCGTGGTGGCCGCGGTGGCGGTTCTCCTCTCGGCCTGCTGCGCcgagggagcggcggcggcggccggcaagGCGACTCCGCGGCGGAGGCAGCTGCTTCGGCAGCGGCAGGTGGAGTACCACCTCAGGCGGCTCAACAAGCCGCCGGTCGCCAGCATTGAG AGCCCGGATGGAGACATCATAGACTGTGTGCCCATCTCCAGCCAGCCTGCGTTCGATCACCCTTTCCTCAAGGATCATACCATCCAG aCAAGGCCTGCTTACCACCCAGAAGGCCTGTATGATGAGTCCAAGGTTGCATCATCCCACAAGGACAAGCAGAAAATCACCCAAATGTGGCATCAGAATGGCCAGTGTCAAGAGAACACCATACCAATCAGGAGGACCAAGAAGGAGGATGTCCTCAGGGCCAGCTCCGTCAAGAGGTATGGCAAGAAGATGCACAAGAGCACCCCAAACCCCTCGTCTGTTGAACCTGACATGCTCAATGAGAGTGGCCACCAG CATGCCATAGCATATGTGGAGGGGGATAAGTATTATGGAGCCAAGGCCACCATCAATGTGTGGCAGCCAAGCATTCAGCAGGGCAATGAGTTCAGCCTTTCCCAGCTTTGGATCTTGGGAGGCTCTTTTGGGCAGGACCTCAACAGCATTGAAGCAGGATGGCAG GTCAGCCCAGACTTGTATGGAGACAACAACACTAGACTCTTTACCTACTGGACG AGCGATGCGTATCAAGCAACAGGGTGCTACAACCTGCTCTGCTCTGGATTCATACAGACAAACAACCAGATAGCCATGGGCGCCAGCATCTTCCCTATTTCCAACTATGGTGGCTCCCAATATGATATCAATATTTTGGTCTGGAAG GACCCAAAGGAGGGCAATTGGTGGCTGCAATTTGGCAATGACTACGTCTTGGGTTACTGgccctccttcctcttctcctaCTTGGCGGACAGCGCCTCCATGATCGAGTGGGGCGGCGAGGTGGTGAACACGGAGCCCGACGGCAGCCACACCTCCACCCAGATGGGCAGCGGCCACTTCCCGGAAGAAGGTTTCGGCAAGTCGAGCTACTTCAAGAACATCCAAGTGGTGGACTCGACCAACAATCTCAAGGCACCAAGGGGAATCGGGTCATACACTGAGCAATCAAATTGCTACGATGTGCAGAACGGTAACAATGGTGACTGGGGCACCTACTTCTACTATGGGGGCCCTGGGAAGAACCCCAACTGTCCATAG